A DNA window from Danio aesculapii chromosome 1, fDanAes4.1, whole genome shotgun sequence contains the following coding sequences:
- the atp1a1a.1 gene encoding sodium/potassium-transporting ATPase subunit alpha-1a.1, with product MGRGEGREQYELAATSEQGGKKSKSKGKKEKDKDMDELKKEVDLDDHKLSLDELTRKYNTDLTRGLSGTRAKEILARDGPNALTPPPTTPEWVKFCKQLFGGFSTLLWIGAILCFLAYGILAASEEEPANDNLYLGIVLSAVVMITGCFSYYQEAKSSKIMDSFKNLVPQQALVIRDGEKNNINAEEVAVGDLVEVKGGDRIPADLRIISAHGCKVDNSSLTGESEPQTRTPDFSNDNPLETRNIAFFSTNCVEGTARGIVINTGDRTVMGRIATLASGLEVGRTPISIEIEHFIHIITGVAVFLGVSFFILSLILGYSWLEAVIFLIGIIVANVPEGLLATVTVCLTLTAKRMAKKNCLVKNLEAVETLGSTSTICSDKTGTLTQNRMTVAHMWFDNQIHEADTTENQSGTSFDRSSATWAALARVAGLCNRAVFLAEQENIPILKRDVAGDASESALLKCIELCCGSVKEMREKYNKISEIPFNSTNKYQLSIHQNPNSNNTESKHLLVMKGAPERILDRCSSILIQGKEQPLDDEMKDAFQNAYLELGGLGERVLGFCHFNLPDEQFPEDFQFDTDEVNFPTENLCFIGLMSMIDPPRAAVPDAVGKCRSAGIKVIMVTGDHPITAKAIAKGVGIISEGNETVEDIAARLNIPINEVNPRDAKACVIHGGDLKDLTPEQLDDVLKHHTEIVFARTSPQQKLIIVEGCQRQGAIVAVTGDGVNDSPALKKADIGVAMGIAGSDVSKQAADMILLDDNFASIVTGVEEGRLIFDNLKKSIAYTLTSNIPEITPFLLFIIANIPLPLGTVTILCIDLGTDMVPAISLAYEAAESDIMKRQPRNPKTDKLVNERLISIAYGQIGMIQALAGFFTYFVILAENGFLPSSLLGIRVYWDDKYVNDLEDSYGQQWTYEQRKIVEFTCHTAFFTSIVIVQWADLIICKTRRNSVFQQGMKNKILIFGLFEETALAAFLSYCPGMDVALRMYPLKPNWWFCAFPYSLLIFIYDEIRKLIIRRSPGGWVERETYY from the exons GAGCTCACAAGAAAATACAACACTGATTTGACAAGG GGATTGTCAGGCACTCGTGCTAAGGAGATCTTGGCACGTGATGGACCCAATGCTTTGACTCCACCTCCGACAACCCCAGAATGGGTCAAGTTCTGCAAGCAGCTCTTTGGAGGATTCTCAACTCTCCTGTGGATTGGAGCCATCCTTTGTTTTCTTGCCTACGGCATCCTGGCGGCCTCTGAGGAGGAACCTGCCAATGATAAT TTGTATCTGGGTATTGTGCTTTCTGCTGTCGTGATGATCACTGGATGTTTCTCGTACTATCAAGAGGCCAAGAGCTCCAAGATCATGGACTCCTTCAAGAACTTGGTTCCCCAG CAAGCCTTGGTTATCCGTGATGGTGAGAAGAACAACATCAACGCTGAAGAAGTTGCTGTCGGAGATCTTGTGGAAGTCAAAGGTGGCGACAGAATTCCTGCTGATTTGCGTATCATTTCTGCTCATGGATGCAAG GTGGACAACTCCTCCCTCACTGGAGAATCTGAACCCCAGACTCGTACTCCTGACTTTTCCAACGATAACCCACTGGAGACCAGAAACATTGCATTCTTCTCTACCAACTGTGTTGAAG GTACTGCCAGAGGGATTGTCATCAACACTGGTGACCGCACAGTCATGGGTCGTATCGCCACTCTTGCTTCTGGCCTTGAAGTTGGTCGCACCCCCATCTCTATTGAGATTGAGCACTTCATCCACATCATCACTGGTGTAGCTGTCTTCCTGGGTGTGTCGTTCTTCATCCTCTCCCTGATCCTTGGCTACAGTTGGTTGGAAGCCGTCATCTTCCTGATTGGTATCATTGTTGCGAATGTACCAGAGGGTCTCTTGGCTACTGTAACT GTGTGTCTGACTCTCACTGCTAAACGAATGGCAAAGAAGAACTGCCTGGTGAAGAATCTTGAAGCTGTGGAGACTCTTGGATCAACCTCCACCATCTGCTCTGACAAGACTGGAACTTTGACCCAGAACCGGATGACTGTCGCTCACATGTGGTTCGACAACCAGATTCATGAAGCAGACACCACGGAGAACCAGAGTGGAACCTCCTTTGACAGGAGCTCTGCTACTTGGGCCGCCCTCGCTCGTGTTGCTGGCCTCTGCAACCGTGCCGTCTTCCTTGCTGAACAAGAAAACATCCCAATTCTCAAG agagacgTGGCTGGTGATGCATCTGAATCCGCCCTGCTGAAGTGTATCGAGCTCTGCTGTGGATCGGTGAAAGAAATGagagaaaaatataataagattTCAGAGATCCCATTCAACTCCACCAACAAATACCAG CTCTCCATCCACCAGAACCCCAACAGCAATAACACTGAAAGCAAACACCTGCTAGTAATGAAAGGCGCTCCTGAGAGGATCCTGGACCGGTGCTCCTCTATTTTAATCCAAGGAAAAGAGCAGCCTTTGGATGATGAGATGAAGGATGCCTTCCAGAATGCCTACTTGGAACTTGGTGGTCTTGGAGAAAGAGTACTGG gattctgccacttcaaTCTTCCTGATGAACAGTTTCCTGAGGACTTCCAGTTCGATACCGACGAAGTGAACTTCCCCACTGAGAACCTGTGCTTTATTGGCCTCATGTCCATGATTGATCCTCCTCGTGCCGCTGTACCAGACGCTGTGGGCAAGTGCAGGAGTGCTGGAATCAAG GTTATCATGGTCACCGGTGACCATCCAATCACAGCCAAGGCCATTGCCAAAGGGGTGGGCATCATCTCTGAGGGTAACGAAACTGTTGAAGACATCGCTGCTCGACTGAACATTCCTATTAATGAGGTCAACCCAAG GGATGCCAAAGCTTGTGTGATCCATGGTGGAGACCTGAAGGATCTGACCCCTGAGCAATTAGACGATGTCTTGAAACATCACACAGAAATAGTGTTTGCCAGAACATCTCCTCAACAGAAGCTGATTATCGTTGAAGGCTGCCAGAGACAG GGTGCCATTGTAGCTGTAACCGGTGATGGTGTCAATGATTCTCCAGCTCTGAAGAAGGCTGACATTGGTGTGGCTATGGGTATTGCTGGATCTGACGTATCCAAACAGGCTGCTGACATGATCCTTCTGGACGACAACTTTGCCTCAATTGTCACTGGAGTAGAAGAAG GTCGTCTGATCTTTGATAACTTGAAGAAGTCCATTGCCTACACATTGACCAGTAACATCCCCGAGATCACCCCCTTCCTTCTGTTCATCATTGCCAATATTCCTCTACCTTTGGGCACCGTCACCATTCTCTGTATTGATCTGGGTACCGACATG GTTCCTGCCATCTCATTGGCCTATGAAGCTGCCGAGAGTGACATCATGAAGCGTCAACCCAGAAACCCCAAAACAGACAAACTTGTGAACGAGAGGCTCATTAGCATAGCCTACGGTCAGATCG GCATGATTCAAGCTCTGGCTGGGTTCTTCACTTATTTTGTCATCTTGGCTGAAAATGGCTTCCTACCATCATCACTGCTGGGCATTCGAGTGTATTGGGATGACAAATACGTCAACGATCTGGAGGACAGTTATGGCCAGCAATGG ACGTACGAGCAGAGGAAGATTGTAGAGTTCACATGCCACACTGCCTTCTTTACCAGTATAGTGATTGTACAGTGGGCAGATTTGATCATCTGCAAGACCAGAAGAAACTCTGTCTTCCAGCAAGGAATGAA GAATAAGATTCTCATCTTTGGATTGTTTGAAGAAACCGCTCTTGCAGCTTTCCTGTCCTACTGCCCAGGCATGGACGTAGCCCTCAGAATGTACCCACTTAA ACCAAACTGGTGGTTCTGCGCCTTCCCCTACTCACTCCTCATCTTTATTTATGATGAAATCAGAAAACTTATCATCCGACGCAGCCCAGGAG GTTGGGTGGAGAGGGAGACCTACTATTAA